A stretch of Treponema vincentii F0403 DNA encodes these proteins:
- a CDS encoding ATP synthase subunit K (produces ATP from ADP in the presence of a proton gradient across the membrane; the K subunit is a nonenzymatic component which binds the dimeric form by interacting with the G and E subunits), producing the protein MSFGMFGAAAALGISAFGSALGLAIAGQGTIGAWKRCYLNNKPAPFILLAFAGAPLTQTIYGFLLMNKMLTSKADPWFLLGVGVACGLGIAASAIAQGKASAAGSDALAETGKGFGQYITVVGLCETVALFVMVFGLINC; encoded by the coding sequence ATGAGTTTTGGTATGTTTGGTGCAGCAGCTGCACTCGGTATTTCGGCATTCGGATCGGCATTAGGACTTGCTATTGCAGGACAGGGCACAATCGGAGCGTGGAAGCGGTGTTATTTGAATAATAAACCGGCTCCCTTCATCCTCCTCGCATTTGCAGGCGCTCCGCTTACGCAGACCATCTACGGCTTCTTGCTGATGAATAAAATGCTTACATCAAAGGCTGATCCGTGGTTCCTGTTGGGCGTCGGTGTCGCGTGCGGTCTCGGTATCGCCGCTTCCGCTATTGCACAGGGCAAGGCTTCCGCAGCAGGTTCCGATGCGTTGGCGGAAACCGGTAAGGGCTTCGGCCAGTACATCACCGTCGTCGGTCTTTGCGAAACCGTTGCGCTGTTCGTTATGGTTTTCGGACTGATTAACTGCTAA
- a CDS encoding GTPase produces MQKKVFDFQIRCNVLLIGKSGSGKSSFANYLFGVDTFTTGAGKPVTKWEENFQHYQLLQDSIEINVYDSVGLEPNTFKTWQKKLEEFLLNTQGTLANSLVCSANNIMHVLFYVINAASARIENSEIQLVNRIQNKYKLSSVFILTNCDTATIQQIEAAESEIKKYSDKVEIIRVCSVQKKKRNGSSIKPFGKDDAVIKILTASYEKIGKDLVYGVCNDAIDKLENMKPYLHQKIDNMPMVGAFSNHAIKAAINTVDLELTRVFYESKWIPLSYENYHAFINNFPNKWRGKDVFNKTFDTIIKLFDNCMNQGLSIERLITNACDIFEDGNIFEKIAAISEIAPKLLFIKMTLKENIDKQIDSLILILRDQQSSL; encoded by the coding sequence ATGCAAAAAAAAGTTTTTGATTTTCAAATAAGATGTAATGTGTTATTAATAGGCAAATCAGGATCCGGTAAGAGTTCTTTTGCAAATTACCTTTTCGGTGTTGATACATTTACTACCGGAGCCGGTAAACCGGTAACAAAATGGGAAGAAAATTTCCAACACTATCAATTACTACAAGATAGCATAGAGATTAATGTGTATGATTCTGTTGGATTGGAGCCTAACACCTTTAAGACATGGCAAAAAAAATTAGAAGAGTTTTTACTGAATACCCAAGGAACTCTAGCAAATTCTTTGGTATGTTCTGCTAATAATATAATGCATGTATTATTCTATGTAATTAATGCAGCCAGTGCGCGAATAGAGAATAGTGAAATACAATTAGTAAACAGGATACAAAATAAATATAAGCTTTCTTCGGTATTCATACTTACAAATTGTGACACAGCAACGATACAGCAAATTGAGGCTGCGGAAAGTGAAATAAAAAAATATTCAGATAAAGTTGAAATCATCCGAGTATGTTCTGTTCAAAAAAAGAAACGAAATGGAAGCAGTATAAAGCCATTTGGAAAAGATGATGCGGTAATAAAAATATTGACCGCATCTTACGAAAAAATCGGAAAAGACTTAGTATATGGTGTATGCAATGATGCTATAGATAAGCTTGAAAATATGAAGCCCTATCTGCATCAGAAAATCGATAATATGCCGATGGTAGGAGCCTTTTCCAACCACGCTATAAAAGCTGCAATCAATACTGTAGATTTAGAATTAACGCGGGTTTTTTATGAATCAAAATGGATCCCCCTATCTTATGAGAACTATCATGCATTTATTAATAATTTCCCTAATAAATGGAGAGGAAAAGATGTATTTAATAAAACCTTTGATACAATCATTAAACTTTTTGATAATTGCATGAATCAAGGTCTAAGTATTGAACGACTTATTACAAATGCCTGTGATATATTTGAGGATGGCAATATTTTTGAAAAAATCGCAGCAATATCTGAGATAGCTCCAAAACTACTATTCATCAAAATGACATTAAAAGAAAATATAGATAAACAGATCGATTCACTTATTTTAATTTTAAGGGATCAACAATCTTCTCTATGA
- a CDS encoding methyl-accepting chemotaxis protein: protein MNNTIPQPPKSLFILNLLIYCGVFVFIFLYGGYTQVVPPHELIRIALAPPTVIALIMTIFFPFMLYKKCMHAVQTWQEYADGLDRANRAIAMYSKLSIVVPILLATVIPVVSLVWVGMNSVIKFTAAIFTSTGCLFFVSLFFYVIWIQKFEQYLKFLPLEKKYITMSYTKRGMLVSFFLFTGLLFLTIAPFLASVYNGFDIAYTLIHSILPLSIVLLAGALFVNYSLYKGINSKIEDILVFTDKLAVGDFVADHLEMNRRDVFGLLVGNVNRFYDNTVALLTGVKNNTKAMHNSIDTLSVNTSQSAHSVDQINTNIKHVTEKAVTQAASVSETTAAVQEIMNTIERLNSRIEIQAESVAQSSSSIEEMVANIASITQTLEKTDEVIKKLASATNDGRTTLVNSNTVTEKIAEESGGLIEASNVIQNIASQTNLLAMNAAIEAAHAGDAGKGFAVVADEIRKLAEESSMQGKNITATLKMLGTEIEGLSSSSKTVEGKFNMIFELSEQVKVMSTTLMDAMKEQDNGSREVLTAIKNINAVTRDVKNGSQEMLKEGAQVSGEMRKLDDLTKTITSSMSSMASEAVHINNAVQEVNTITQQNKQAVVGLAAEVNKFKIS, encoded by the coding sequence ATGAACAATACTATTCCTCAACCGCCTAAATCGCTTTTTATATTGAACTTGCTTATTTACTGCGGTGTGTTTGTTTTTATCTTTTTATATGGAGGATATACACAAGTAGTTCCCCCGCATGAACTTATCAGAATTGCGCTGGCGCCGCCGACGGTTATTGCACTTATTATGACCATCTTTTTTCCGTTTATGCTGTATAAAAAATGTATGCATGCAGTACAAACATGGCAAGAATACGCCGATGGACTTGACCGGGCAAATCGGGCTATCGCAATGTATTCAAAGCTGAGTATTGTGGTACCGATTCTGCTTGCAACCGTTATTCCTGTTGTTTCACTCGTCTGGGTTGGCATGAATTCCGTTATCAAATTTACGGCGGCTATTTTCACCTCGACGGGCTGCCTCTTTTTTGTTTCGCTCTTTTTTTATGTAATCTGGATACAAAAGTTTGAGCAGTATCTAAAGTTTTTACCGTTAGAAAAAAAGTATATCACTATGTCATATACAAAGCGCGGTATGCTGGTAAGTTTTTTCCTGTTTACCGGACTGCTGTTTTTAACCATTGCACCCTTCTTAGCATCCGTATATAACGGTTTTGATATTGCCTATACCCTAATCCATTCTATTCTGCCGCTTTCCATTGTGCTGCTTGCGGGAGCTCTCTTTGTCAATTACAGTCTGTATAAAGGCATCAATAGCAAGATAGAAGATATTCTCGTCTTTACCGATAAGCTTGCTGTCGGAGATTTTGTGGCTGATCATCTTGAAATGAACCGCCGTGATGTATTCGGTTTATTGGTAGGTAACGTTAACCGGTTTTATGATAATACAGTGGCGTTACTGACCGGCGTTAAGAATAACACCAAAGCGATGCATAATTCTATCGATACCCTTTCTGTTAATACTTCGCAAAGTGCGCACTCAGTAGACCAAATCAATACGAATATTAAGCACGTAACAGAAAAAGCGGTTACCCAAGCGGCAAGTGTGAGTGAAACAACTGCTGCAGTGCAGGAAATTATGAACACTATTGAACGGCTCAATAGCCGCATAGAAATACAAGCTGAAAGTGTAGCGCAATCTTCTTCTTCCATAGAAGAAATGGTTGCTAATATTGCTTCCATCACGCAGACGCTTGAAAAAACCGATGAGGTTATTAAGAAGCTCGCGTCCGCTACCAATGATGGACGGACAACACTGGTTAATTCCAATACGGTTACGGAGAAGATAGCCGAAGAATCGGGCGGATTGATTGAAGCAAGCAATGTTATTCAGAATATTGCAAGTCAGACGAACCTTTTGGCAATGAATGCTGCAATCGAAGCGGCTCACGCAGGGGATGCCGGTAAAGGCTTTGCTGTAGTTGCCGATGAAATTAGAAAGCTTGCCGAAGAGTCTTCTATGCAAGGTAAAAATATTACTGCAACACTGAAGATGCTCGGTACCGAAATTGAAGGTTTATCCTCTTCATCCAAAACGGTTGAAGGAAAATTCAATATGATCTTTGAACTGTCCGAGCAGGTTAAAGTGATGAGTACCACGTTGATGGATGCGATGAAGGAGCAGGATAACGGCAGCCGGGAAGTATTGACCGCAATAAAAAATATCAATGCAGTAACCCGTGATGTCAAAAACGGATCCCAGGAAATGCTTAAAGAAGGAGCTCAAGTTTCCGGCGAAATGCGGAAGCTCGATGACCTGACAAAAACAATTACCTCCAGTATGAGCAGCATGGCAAGTGAGGCTGTCCATATCAATAATGCGGTACAGGAAGTAAATACCATTACCCAACAAAATAAACAGGCTGTGGTAGGACTCGCAGCGGAAGTTAATAAGTTTAAAATATCGTAA
- a CDS encoding GNAT family N-acetyltransferase, which yields MTFILSPEMVDDILFSMENQTEILFFDALEGICVDKDAIDDETVISGRRYYDLPEWSSAQGFHVMEQFTAQVHNPLLREALLNALGQRKGVFRRYKEVLKTVPSVEREWYRFKEQQMKAAVYEWYNELRAIWGLEKSSFEEETDTRLLQEDFTFQVQKREALDAELLRDFIRKTDSPVNDDNTFISFDEKAALAVGRLFGQTLFFDADVCAAAGREYGTLRDNAAYITAYNESGLCGLCAVVVFPCNECLCIPFLRVLPEYRGLGLGKELLQRACVYSKPLAAALIFADFCTPPYIIALLERERFERRGLLYVKDLSEE from the coding sequence ATGACGTTTATTTTATCACCTGAAATGGTCGACGATATTCTCTTTTCGATGGAAAATCAGACTGAAATTCTGTTTTTTGATGCGCTTGAGGGTATCTGTGTAGACAAAGATGCGATTGACGATGAAACGGTTATCAGCGGCCGACGCTACTATGATCTTCCCGAATGGAGTTCTGCCCAAGGTTTCCATGTAATGGAACAGTTTACCGCTCAGGTACATAATCCCTTACTGCGGGAAGCGCTGTTGAATGCCCTCGGTCAGCGGAAAGGGGTGTTCCGCCGGTATAAAGAAGTGCTGAAAACCGTGCCTTCCGTAGAACGCGAATGGTACCGCTTTAAGGAGCAGCAGATGAAGGCTGCCGTGTATGAATGGTACAATGAGCTTAGGGCAATCTGGGGGTTGGAAAAAAGCAGCTTTGAAGAGGAGACGGATACCCGGCTTTTGCAGGAAGATTTTACGTTTCAGGTTCAAAAGCGGGAGGCGCTTGATGCTGAGCTTTTAAGGGATTTTATCCGTAAGACGGATTCGCCGGTTAATGATGATAATACGTTTATATCCTTTGACGAAAAGGCGGCGCTTGCCGTAGGCCGGTTGTTCGGGCAGACCTTGTTTTTCGATGCGGATGTGTGCGCTGCAGCTGGACGGGAGTACGGTACACTTCGGGATAATGCGGCCTATATCACTGCATACAATGAGAGCGGGCTATGCGGATTGTGCGCTGTTGTTGTGTTCCCGTGTAATGAATGTTTGTGCATTCCGTTTTTGCGGGTATTGCCTGAATATCGGGGACTCGGGCTTGGAAAGGAACTTTTGCAGCGCGCCTGTGTCTATAGCAAGCCGTTAGCCGCTGCGTTGATATTTGCCGACTTTTGTACGCCACCTTATATCATTGCGCTGCTCGAGCGGGAGAGGTTTGAGCGGAGAGGACTGCTGTATGTAAAAGATTTATCCGAAGAGTGA
- the eno gene encoding phosphopyruvate hydratase: MSDIVYIEGREILDSRGNPTVEVDVALSDGSFGRACVPSGASTGEFEALEMRDGDAKRYGGKGVLKAVDNVNTVIAEELEGMDALEQAEIDQTMLNLDGTPNKSKLGANAMLGVSMAVARAAADYVGLPLYRYLGGAHTLQMPVPMANIINGGKHSDNKIDFQEYMVMPIGAESIHEAVRMTAEVFHALKSLLKADGKATSVGDEGGFAPDIDNEAALEYIMKAIDKAGYKPRTDIAIALDCASSELFDEGGRKGYKFWKSNPNKLFTADEMIEIYKKWINTYPIVSIEDPLDQNDWEGYARLTKELGNKIQIVGDDFFVTNTERLQRGIKEKACNSILIKLNQIGTVTETIDAVRMAQNAGYTAIISHRSGETEDAFIADLAVAVEAGQIKTGSMSRSDRIAKYNQLIRIEEELGCQARYAGAATFARYGF; encoded by the coding sequence ATGAGTGATATTGTTTATATTGAAGGACGCGAGATTTTGGATTCCCGCGGAAACCCTACGGTTGAAGTTGATGTTGCATTGAGCGACGGCAGTTTCGGCCGCGCCTGCGTTCCATCGGGAGCATCTACCGGTGAATTTGAAGCATTGGAAATGCGCGACGGCGATGCAAAACGCTACGGCGGCAAGGGTGTGTTAAAAGCGGTCGATAATGTGAATACCGTTATTGCGGAAGAGCTTGAGGGAATGGATGCCTTGGAACAGGCTGAAATCGACCAGACCATGCTCAATCTGGACGGAACCCCGAACAAGTCCAAACTCGGCGCCAATGCGATGCTCGGCGTTTCAATGGCGGTTGCCCGCGCTGCAGCCGACTATGTAGGTTTACCGCTGTACCGCTACTTGGGCGGCGCACATACGCTGCAAATGCCGGTGCCGATGGCGAACATCATCAACGGCGGTAAGCATTCCGATAACAAAATCGACTTTCAGGAATACATGGTTATGCCGATCGGCGCCGAATCCATTCACGAAGCGGTGCGCATGACGGCGGAAGTATTCCATGCGTTAAAGAGCCTTTTAAAAGCGGACGGTAAGGCAACTTCCGTCGGCGATGAAGGAGGCTTTGCCCCTGATATCGATAACGAAGCGGCGCTGGAATACATTATGAAGGCAATCGATAAGGCAGGCTATAAGCCGCGCACCGATATTGCTATCGCACTTGACTGCGCCTCTTCCGAACTGTTCGACGAGGGCGGACGCAAGGGCTATAAATTCTGGAAGTCCAATCCCAATAAACTGTTCACTGCGGATGAAATGATCGAAATCTACAAAAAGTGGATTAACACCTATCCGATTGTTTCCATAGAAGACCCGCTCGATCAAAACGATTGGGAAGGTTATGCCCGCCTGACCAAAGAACTCGGCAACAAAATTCAAATTGTCGGCGACGACTTTTTTGTTACCAACACCGAACGGCTGCAGCGCGGCATTAAAGAAAAAGCGTGTAACTCCATTCTGATTAAGCTCAATCAGATCGGCACGGTTACCGAAACCATCGATGCGGTACGCATGGCACAAAACGCAGGTTATACCGCTATTATCTCCCACCGCTCAGGCGAAACCGAGGATGCGTTTATCGCCGACCTCGCCGTCGCAGTAGAAGCGGGACAGATTAAGACCGGCTCGATGAGCCGCAGCGACCGTATTGCCAAATACAACCAGCTGATTCGCATTGAAGAAGAGCTCGGTTGTCAAGCACGCTATGCAGGCGCCGCAACCTTCGCACGCTACGGATTTTAA
- a CDS encoding GTPase codes for MTKTEFEQKFEEELNKQIQELQKPNLLIVGGTGVGKSSLINRIFGKNVATTGEGRPITKGIDKYESENIPLIFWDAEGYEISQDGQPDRTNFEMNVIPKIEEMNQGNLKDQIHLVWYCISITNHRVLDYDLQNIRYFIDHNMKTAIVFTQCDNDEEDSNGTGKDASIFRNAISESIRGLVYFETCASDQSLTLDLEKLIIWSSDSLPNEQLRKSFIQAQKVSITAKKTLAYKIIMTIASTTAATGAFNPILVSDSILIAPQQLGMCISITNIFWMNTRLSSAISDLLKTQIITLLGKQTATSLLKLIPGFGQLINGVVAGGITWGLGAALTEANARALEEFLNTGKMPDWSIIFSSASFINAVKEMVNKK; via the coding sequence ATGACAAAAACAGAATTTGAACAAAAGTTCGAGGAAGAGTTGAATAAGCAAATACAGGAACTGCAAAAGCCGAATTTGCTCATTGTAGGTGGAACTGGTGTCGGAAAAAGTTCTCTGATAAACCGGATTTTTGGAAAAAATGTAGCGACAACAGGAGAAGGTCGACCAATTACCAAAGGTATAGATAAGTATGAATCGGAAAATATACCATTAATTTTTTGGGATGCAGAAGGCTATGAAATTTCACAAGATGGACAACCGGATAGGACGAATTTTGAAATGAATGTTATTCCGAAAATCGAAGAGATGAATCAAGGGAATCTAAAAGACCAGATTCATCTTGTTTGGTATTGTATTTCAATTACGAATCATCGCGTACTGGATTATGATCTTCAAAACATCCGTTATTTTATAGATCATAATATGAAAACCGCTATCGTGTTTACACAGTGTGATAATGATGAGGAAGATAGTAACGGCACAGGCAAAGATGCTTCAATTTTCAGAAACGCAATATCAGAAAGTATTAGGGGGCTTGTTTATTTTGAGACATGCGCTTCGGATCAAAGTCTTACACTTGATTTAGAAAAACTTATTATATGGTCATCAGATTCACTTCCCAATGAACAGTTGCGTAAAAGTTTTATTCAGGCACAAAAAGTATCAATTACTGCAAAAAAGACATTAGCTTACAAAATCATTATGACCATTGCATCGACGACCGCAGCAACAGGTGCATTTAATCCTATTCTCGTATCCGATTCGATTTTAATTGCTCCTCAACAATTAGGTATGTGTATTTCAATCACAAATATTTTTTGGATGAATACGAGATTATCATCGGCTATCTCCGATCTGCTCAAAACTCAAATTATTACATTATTAGGCAAGCAGACAGCCACAAGTTTATTAAAACTTATTCCCGGTTTTGGACAATTGATAAACGGTGTGGTTGCAGGCGGCATAACATGGGGGCTTGGCGCTGCATTAACTGAAGCAAATGCAAGAGCCTTAGAAGAATTCTTAAATACCGGTAAGATGCCGGACTGGTCTATTATTTTTTCTTCTGCATCTTTTATTAATGCAGTTAAAGAAATGGTAAATAAGAAATAG